A window from Larimichthys crocea isolate SSNF chromosome XXIII, L_crocea_2.0, whole genome shotgun sequence encodes these proteins:
- the rdh12l gene encoding retinol dehydrogenase 12, like — MQAIRNFFRAAWSSAERLEDKTVLITGANTGIGKETAIDLAKRGAKVIMACRDMERAQAAVKEVIEISGNENVVCMKLDLSDSKSIREFAEAINEGEPKLNILINNAGVMVCPYGKTADGFEMQIGVNHFGHFLLTHLLIDLIKRSAPARIVTVSSMAHAWGTINLEDINSEKSYDKKRAYSQSKLANVLFTRSLAKRLEGTGVTTYSLHPGVVQTDLWRHLSGPQQFVMKAISPFTKNSTQGAQTSIYCAVEPSLEKESGGYYSDCAPADCSAAGKDDDLAEKLWALTCRQLSIEWE; from the exons ATGCAGGCTATAAG AAACTTCTTCCGGGCTGCCTGGTCCTCTGCTGAGAGGCTGGAGGACAAGACCGTGCTCATCACTGGAGCCAACACTGGGATTGGCAAAGAGACCGCCATCGACCTGGCGAAGAGAG GGGCAAAGGTCATCATGGCGTGTCGCGACATGGAGAGAGCGCAGGCCGCCGTGAAAGAAGTCATCGAGATCTCCGGCAACGAGAACGTCGTTTGCATGAAGCTCGACTTGTCGGACAGCAAGTCCATCAGAGAGTTCGCCGAAGCCATCAACGAAG GAGAGCCCAAACTCAACATCCTCATCAACAACGCCGGCGTGATGGTCTGTCCTTATGGGAAGACGGCGGACGGCTTCGAGATGCAGATCGGCGTCAATCACTTTG gtcacttcctgttgacACATCTGTTGATCGACCTGATTAAGAGATCGGCACCGGCCAGGATCGTCACCGTGTCGTCCATGGCTCACGCCTGGGGCACCATCAACCTGGAGGACATCAACAGCGAGAAGAGTTACGACAAGAAGAGAGCGTACTCTCAGAGCAAGCTGGCCAACGTCCTCTTCACCCGCTCGTTGGCTAAGAGACTAGAGG GCACGGGTGTGACGACGTATTCCCTCCACCCCGGAGTCGTCCAGACAGATTTATGGCGCCATCTGAGCGGCCCTCAACAGTTTGTGATGAAGGCGATCAGTCCTTTCACCAAAAACTCCACCCAGGGAGCTCAGACGTCCATTTACTGCGCGGTGGAGCCGTCACTGGAGAAAGAGAGCGGTGGATactacag CGACTGCGCTCCCGCCGACTGCTCAGCGGCCGGTAAAGACGACGACTTGGCGGAGAAGTTGTGGGCGCTGACCTGTCGGCAGCTGTCGATAGAGTGGGAATGA